Proteins from one Nitrobacteraceae bacterium AZCC 2146 genomic window:
- a CDS encoding coproporphyrinogen III oxidase (product_source=KO:K00228; cath_funfam=3.40.1500.10; cog=COG0408; ko=KO:K00228; pfam=PF01218; superfamily=102886) translates to MTDMNIIATSTGLAEQHRAQAKVWFESLRDRICAEVEALEREAPADLFPGEPTTFTFKPWTRATGSGGGTGGFLSGGRLFEKIGIHTSSANGKLSSEMAKTLPGDGVQLDYVSTSISLIMHPRSPRVPTVHMNTRFLSTAQGWFGGGADLTPMLPEQRRADAPDTLTFHAAMRRACDAHDPAYYEKFKAWADTYFFLPHRGQARGVGGIFYDHLNSGDFDKDFAFTRDVGSAFLEVYPKIVRARMLEPWTEAERAQQLACRGLYVEFNLLYDKGTMFGLQTGGNIETILSSMPPLVSWS, encoded by the coding sequence ATGACTGACATGAACATCATCGCCACATCGACCGGCCTCGCCGAACAGCACCGCGCGCAGGCAAAAGTCTGGTTTGAATCGCTGCGCGATCGCATCTGCGCTGAAGTCGAAGCGCTGGAGCGCGAGGCGCCCGCCGATCTTTTCCCCGGGGAACCAACCACTTTCACCTTCAAACCCTGGACCCGCGCCACCGGTAGCGGTGGCGGCACCGGCGGTTTCCTCAGTGGCGGCCGGCTGTTCGAAAAGATCGGAATCCATACGTCGTCGGCGAACGGAAAATTGTCGTCGGAAATGGCGAAGACGCTGCCGGGCGATGGCGTGCAGCTGGACTACGTTTCCACCAGCATCAGCCTGATCATGCATCCGCGCAGCCCGCGGGTGCCGACGGTGCATATGAACACCCGTTTTCTCTCGACAGCGCAGGGGTGGTTCGGCGGCGGCGCGGACCTGACGCCGATGCTGCCGGAGCAGCGCAGGGCAGATGCGCCGGATACGCTGACCTTCCACGCCGCGATGCGCCGTGCCTGCGACGCCCACGATCCCGCTTACTACGAAAAATTCAAGGCCTGGGCCGACACCTATTTCTTCCTGCCGCATCGCGGCCAGGCCCGTGGCGTTGGCGGCATTTTTTACGATCATCTGAACAGCGGCGATTTCGACAAGGATTTCGCCTTTACCCGCGATGTCGGCTCCGCCTTTCTCGAGGTCTATCCGAAGATCGTCCGCGCGCGCATGCTGGAGCCTTGGACCGAAGCCGAACGCGCGCAACAACTCGCCTGCCGCGGACTTTATGTCGAATTCAATCTGCTCTACGACAAAGGCACCATGTTCGGCCTGCAGACCGGCGGTAACATCGAAACCATTTTGAGCTCGATGCCGCCATTGGTGAGCTGGAGCTGA
- a CDS encoding transposase-like protein (product_source=COG3677; cath_funfam=3.30.420.10; cog=COG3677; pfam=PF12760,PF12762; smart=SM00834,SM01126; superfamily=46785,53098,57783): protein MTAVFQDPMFQDEDKAREALEAVRWPDGAICPHCGSSDPDKLAKIGGTKKSHRPGLYYCNDCKGQFTVTVGTVFERSKVPLTKWWMAAHMMNSGKNGVSAHEIHRALGVTYKTAWFMMHRLREAMIVSNPGPMGENGGNVQADETYHLNTSKRAKGYKKGHSNKASIVALIDENTGTVRTFHVKKGATADKVRDILFTNVKRKATLVTDESALYTYTGKAFGDHQTMNHTGREYVNKEGFTTNNVENFFGVFKRGMRGTYTFCGEQHLHRYLTEFEFRYNNRSGLGFTDGERTAKALKGIEGKRLTYRPTN, encoded by the coding sequence ATGACCGCCGTTTTCCAAGACCCCATGTTTCAGGACGAAGATAAGGCCCGCGAAGCCCTTGAGGCTGTTCGCTGGCCCGATGGCGCGATCTGCCCTCATTGCGGCTCCAGCGACCCCGACAAGCTCGCCAAGATCGGCGGCACCAAGAAATCCCATCGTCCCGGCCTGTACTATTGCAACGACTGCAAAGGCCAGTTCACCGTGACCGTTGGTACTGTGTTCGAACGCTCCAAGGTGCCTTTGACCAAGTGGTGGATGGCTGCGCACATGATGAACTCAGGCAAGAACGGCGTTTCTGCCCATGAGATCCATCGTGCCCTTGGCGTCACCTACAAGACCGCGTGGTTCATGATGCACCGCTTGCGCGAAGCTATGATCGTCTCCAATCCCGGCCCCATGGGCGAGAATGGCGGCAACGTGCAAGCCGACGAAACCTATCACCTCAATACGTCCAAGCGCGCCAAGGGCTACAAGAAGGGCCATTCGAACAAGGCCAGTATAGTTGCCCTCATTGACGAGAACACCGGCACTGTCCGCACCTTTCACGTCAAGAAGGGCGCAACCGCCGATAAGGTACGCGATATCCTTTTCACCAACGTGAAGCGCAAGGCCACCCTCGTTACCGACGAGAGCGCGCTTTACACCTATACCGGCAAGGCGTTTGGCGACCACCAGACGATGAACCACACAGGCCGCGAGTACGTGAACAAGGAAGGCTTCACGACCAACAACGTCGAGAACTTCTTTGGCGTATTCAAGCGCGGTATGCGCGGCACCTATACGTTCTGCGGTGAACAGCACCTTCACCGCTACCTGACGGAATTCGAATTCCGCTATAACAATCGCTCCGGACTTGGGTTCACCGATGGGGAACGGACGGCGAAGGCTCTCAAGGGTATCGAGGGCAAGCGCCTGACGTACCGGCCGACTAACTAA
- a CDS encoding hypothetical protein (product_source=Hypo-rule applied; cath_funfam=3.30.1520.10; pfam=PF02604; superfamily=143120), with product MRVTATEFAKNFGRYQDEAREEPIEVTTHDRTTGYFVSPRAYEEFQELRAKSRQNLQVGALSPETVELIRSSKMSDRHDALNALLDN from the coding sequence ATGCGCGTAACTGCAACCGAATTTGCCAAAAATTTTGGGCGTTACCAAGATGAGGCTCGCGAAGAGCCTATTGAAGTCACGACTCATGACCGCACCACCGGCTATTTTGTTTCTCCTCGCGCGTATGAAGAGTTCCAAGAGCTACGTGCAAAATCTCGCCAAAATCTACAGGTCGGTGCGCTGAGCCCTGAGACCGTAGAACTGATCCGTTCTAGTAAGATGTCTGATCGTCATGATGCGCTCAACGCGCTTCTTGACAACTAG
- a CDS encoding mRNA-degrading endonuclease toxin of MazEF toxin-antitoxin module (product_source=COG2337; cath_funfam=1.10.10.10; cog=COG2337; pfam=PF02452; superfamily=50118) translates to MPLPTPEAGLVIRYEFLWHNEHEAGEEDGKKKRPCAIIVASKIDQGRTSVIVAPITHTKPDDGRGVELPMRVRQSLGLDDLPSWVIIDELNQFMWPGYHIHPIDNSLPAKFEFGFLPPKLFEEVRDKIANLDKEKKKTVNRDEVA, encoded by the coding sequence ATGCCCCTTCCTACTCCAGAAGCGGGCTTGGTAATTCGCTACGAGTTTTTGTGGCACAACGAACATGAAGCGGGCGAAGAAGACGGCAAAAAGAAGCGCCCTTGCGCTATCATTGTCGCCTCGAAAATTGATCAAGGCCGAACGTCTGTAATCGTAGCTCCCATTACTCATACCAAGCCGGATGATGGACGAGGCGTCGAATTGCCGATGCGCGTTCGCCAAAGCCTTGGCCTCGATGATCTGCCATCGTGGGTGATTATTGATGAGCTAAATCAGTTCATGTGGCCCGGTTACCACATCCATCCAATCGATAATTCTCTACCGGCAAAGTTTGAGTTTGGATTTTTGCCTCCGAAATTATTCGAAGAAGTTCGCGACAAGATCGCAAACTTGGACAAAGAAAAGAAAAAGACCGTCAATCGGGACGAAGTAGCTTAG
- a CDS encoding hypothetical protein (product_source=Hypo-rule applied) → MIDPFNGPKLVLNEGAKKHIDEFNTSEAEFFNAKPYTSVAEIDGKTGDLVHKVKLTTMPSDRLRYITYSAFNDLKNALDQAVCAACLVLDGPKVIKNAYFPFAENPNDLAGMLKSDRYSDIPASLHPFLNGLEPYPTSDSYGGGDDILRSFGKVANPNKHQIPLSIGIQQLSGAYSVKSLQLTHVTHFQDPFWDSAKNEIVIARTKPTGTCQYDLAMPFYISLAEAGPLTSQPVSGVLGQMASKVDRIIGGFEAETTRILRERGAS, encoded by the coding sequence ATGATAGATCCCTTTAATGGACCCAAATTAGTGCTTAACGAAGGGGCGAAAAAACACATCGATGAGTTTAACACCAGTGAGGCCGAGTTCTTCAACGCAAAGCCATATACTTCGGTCGCCGAGATAGATGGCAAAACGGGGGACCTGGTCCACAAGGTCAAACTCACGACCATGCCCTCGGATCGACTTCGCTATATCACCTACTCGGCTTTTAACGACCTCAAAAACGCCCTTGATCAAGCCGTCTGTGCCGCCTGCCTCGTATTGGATGGGCCAAAGGTCATCAAGAATGCCTATTTCCCCTTCGCCGAAAATCCTAACGATTTGGCTGGGATGCTTAAAAGCGACAGGTACAGCGACATCCCAGCCTCGCTCCACCCCTTCTTGAATGGATTGGAGCCTTACCCGACTAGTGACAGTTACGGCGGGGGAGACGACATTCTCCGAAGCTTCGGCAAAGTCGCCAACCCGAACAAACACCAAATCCCTTTGTCTATCGGGATTCAACAACTCAGCGGAGCCTACTCCGTCAAATCCCTTCAGCTGACCCACGTCACGCACTTCCAAGACCCCTTCTGGGACAGCGCGAAAAATGAGATTGTAATCGCCCGCACAAAGCCCACCGGAACATGCCAATACGATCTCGCCATGCCCTTCTACATAAGCCTCGCTGAAGCTGGTCCTTTGACTAGCCAACCAGTCTCGGGAGTTTTGGGCCAAATGGCGAGCAAAGTAGACCGCATCATCGGCGGTTTTGAAGCGGAGACCACTCGCATCCTGCGCGAACGCGGAGCCTCCTGA
- a CDS encoding molybdate transport repressor ModE-like protein (product_source=TIGR00637; cath_funfam=1.10.10.10,3.40.190.10; cog=COG0583; ko=KO:K21703; pfam=PF00126,PF03466; superfamily=46785,53850; tigrfam=TIGR00637) encodes MSKRFRDVSIRQLRALAALSANGSITAAAAKLHLTQPAVTLQLRNLQALAGLPLIQRTGDGMLLTDAGREVLALSERIEAALAACATSLEMMAGKTGGRISIGAVSTAKYFVPFAISGFSRLHPEIEIKLTIGNRQEIGAALRGYDLDIAIMGRPPVDIEMDVHLIGDHPHVIIAPTGHRLARKPGLALTDLAGETFLTREPGSGTRGLMEQLFETAGVRPVIGMEMSSNETIKQAVIAGLGIAFISAHTVATELDERRLTMLDVVGLPIVRQWFVVNRKDKVLLPPAQAMRQFLGAQGAQFLPRMQGRLRLTRPSKRD; translated from the coding sequence ATGTCGAAGCGGTTTCGCGACGTCTCGATCCGGCAGCTGCGGGCGCTCGCAGCCCTCTCCGCCAATGGCAGCATCACGGCGGCGGCGGCGAAGCTGCACCTCACCCAGCCAGCGGTCACCCTGCAGCTGCGCAACCTGCAAGCGCTCGCCGGATTACCGCTGATCCAGCGCACCGGCGACGGCATGCTGCTGACCGATGCGGGCCGCGAGGTGCTGGCGCTGTCGGAGCGGATCGAGGCGGCACTGGCGGCGTGCGCGACATCGCTGGAGATGATGGCGGGGAAAACCGGGGGGCGGATTTCGATCGGTGCCGTCAGCACCGCAAAATACTTCGTCCCGTTCGCGATCTCGGGATTTTCCAGATTGCACCCGGAGATCGAGATCAAGTTGACGATCGGCAACCGCCAGGAAATCGGCGCGGCACTGCGCGGCTACGATCTCGATATCGCGATCATGGGCCGGCCGCCGGTGGATATCGAGATGGATGTGCATCTGATCGGCGATCACCCCCATGTCATCATCGCGCCGACCGGGCATCGTCTGGCGCGAAAGCCGGGGCTGGCCCTGACCGATCTCGCGGGGGAAACATTCTTGACGCGCGAGCCCGGTTCGGGAACACGCGGCCTGATGGAACAGCTGTTCGAAACCGCAGGCGTTCGGCCGGTGATCGGCATGGAGATGAGCAGCAACGAAACCATCAAGCAGGCCGTCATCGCCGGCCTCGGCATCGCATTTATTTCCGCGCACACGGTGGCAACCGAACTCGACGAGCGCCGGCTGACGATGCTGGATGTCGTGGGCCTGCCGATCGTCCGGCAATGGTTTGTCGTCAACAGGAAGGACAAGGTGCTGCTGCCGCCCGCGCAGGCGATGCGGCAGTTCCTGGGCGCGCAGGGCGCGCAGTTCCTGCCGCGCATGCAGGGACGCCTCCGATTGACGCGCCCCTCCAAGCGGGATTGA
- a CDS encoding fructose-1,6-bisphosphatase I (product_source=KO:K03841; cath_funfam=3.30.540.10,3.40.190.80; cog=COG0158; ko=KO:K03841; pfam=PF00316,PF18913; superfamily=56655) — translation MTNDLTLFRHTNLFAGQDPVRSAVAAAVDAFARASIEISELVGHGALAGITGQAQGGQNADGDVQKDLDVRADQLIREALKEVPYAALASEEAETHEVGNASGPIAIAYDPLDGSSNIETNMTVGTIFSIMPATAGETPFTGKGSAQIAAGFVVYGPQTSLVLTLGDGVDIFTLDRAERSYKLIRQRVQIPVESAEYAINASNHRHWEQPVRDFVEECLAGEEGPRSKNFNMRWIASLVAEAYRILIRGGVFLYPSDAREGYADGRLRLLYEAHPMAFIVEQAGGSATTGRERILDLAPSAIHQRVPLIMGSISKVRRIELLHLDPAAATKAAPLFARRGLFRV, via the coding sequence ATGACCAACGACCTGACACTGTTTCGGCATACCAATCTGTTCGCAGGGCAGGACCCCGTGCGGAGCGCGGTCGCGGCCGCGGTGGATGCCTTTGCCCGCGCGTCGATCGAGATTTCCGAACTGGTCGGCCACGGCGCGCTGGCTGGAATCACCGGGCAGGCGCAGGGCGGCCAGAACGCCGATGGCGACGTGCAGAAGGATCTCGACGTCCGCGCCGACCAGCTTATTCGCGAGGCCCTGAAGGAGGTGCCTTACGCGGCACTGGCCTCGGAAGAAGCCGAGACGCACGAAGTCGGCAACGCCTCAGGGCCGATCGCGATCGCCTACGACCCGCTCGACGGATCGTCGAACATCGAGACCAACATGACGGTGGGCACGATCTTCTCCATCATGCCAGCCACGGCAGGTGAAACGCCCTTCACCGGCAAAGGCAGCGCGCAGATCGCCGCCGGCTTTGTCGTCTACGGTCCGCAGACCTCACTGGTGCTGACGCTCGGCGACGGCGTCGATATCTTCACGCTGGACCGCGCCGAGCGCTCCTACAAGTTGATCCGGCAGCGCGTGCAGATTCCGGTCGAGAGCGCCGAATACGCCATCAACGCCTCGAACCATCGCCACTGGGAGCAGCCGGTGCGCGATTTCGTCGAGGAATGCCTCGCCGGCGAGGAAGGTCCGCGCAGCAAGAATTTCAACATGCGCTGGATTGCCTCGCTGGTCGCCGAGGCCTATCGCATCCTGATCCGCGGCGGCGTCTTCCTCTATCCGTCAGACGCCCGAGAAGGCTATGCCGATGGCCGTCTGCGGCTGCTCTATGAAGCGCACCCGATGGCCTTCATCGTCGAGCAGGCCGGCGGCAGCGCAACGACCGGCCGCGAGCGCATTCTCGATCTCGCACCATCCGCCATTCACCAGCGCGTTCCGCTGATCATGGGTTCGATCAGCAAGGTTCGGCGCATCGAACTCCTGCATCTTGATCCCGCCGCCGCGACCAAAGCAGCTCCGCTATTCGCGCGACGGGGCCTTTTCCGTGTCTAG